A window of Chryseobacterium sp. IHB B 17019 genomic DNA:
AGAACCGCTGATCTTATGGTTGAATGGTATCGTGTAGGTTTTGTCCACGGGGTGATGAATACAGATAACATGTCGATTCTCGGTTTGACAATTGATTACGGACCTTATTCTATGATGGATGAATACAATCTCAATTTCACCCCCAACACAACCGATTTGCCGGGAAGAAGGTATGCCTTCGGAAAACAAGGACAAATTTCTCAATGGAATCTTTGGCAGCTGGCCAACGCACTTCACCCTTTAATTCAGGATGAAAAGTTTTTGGAAGATGTTTTGAATGATTACGGCAGCTATTTCTGGGAATCTCATGATAAAATGCTTTGTAAAAAATTTGGTTTTGACCGATTATTAAAAAGTGACGAGCAGTTTTTTACCAATTGGCAGGGACTGATGCAGGAACTTCAGTTGGATTATACCCTATTTTTTAATCAGCTTGGAAAGTATGATGATCAGGCCGATCTTAAGACACAGTTTGAAAATGTTTCCTACACTTTTCTGGATGATGAAAAATCATCAAAGCTTGAAGATTTTATGACAAATTATCAATTAAGATTAAAAGAAAACGAAATTTCGAGAGAGCAATCATTAGATTTAATGAAAAAAACAAATCCGATGTTTATCTTGAGAAATTATCTTTTGTTTCAATGTATCGAAGAAATTAACGATGGCAAAATCGAAATGCTGGAGAAATTAACAAAAGCATTAGAGAACCCTTATGAAGAAATTTACCCTGAATTTTCAGTAAAAAGACCTTCCAACTATGACGATATTTCAGGATGCTCGATGCTTTCTTGCAGTTCTTAAGTTAAAATTTGTAAATAATTAACTTTAACATGCTAAATGATTGTTATTTTTCTTTTTTTAATTACTTTTACAAAAAAAAGTTACTATGAAAAGAATTTTACTATCTGCAAGTCTATTGCTTACTATGTCATTAGTAAATGCTCAAACTGTTTTATTAGATGAGGGATTTGAATCCTACACAAATTTTGCAATTACAGGATTTGGAAGCTGGCAAACGTTAGATCTTGATGGTCTTGATACTTATACAGGAGGAGGTCCTGTAGTTGGAGGAACAACAACGTGGAGTGCCAATTGGGCTAATGCAGGTGGCCCTATGGCTTTTCAAATATTTAATCTTTCAGCAAGTAATGCAACAAACAATGCAACATCAATTCCAGGTGTTGATGAAGAAGTAAGAAATTTTTCTCCACATGGAGGTCTGAAATGCGCGGTATCATGGGCGGGAGTTCCTGATGGCGGAGTCAATGCAAACAATGACTGGCTGATCACTCCAGTAGTAAATCTGGGAGCAACTAATAATGTATTAACATTATGGGTTAAAGCTCTTTCTCCAGCCTTTATAGAAAATTATAAAATTGGTGTTTATACAGGTACTGGTACACCAACTACTGCCTCTAATTTCACAATTATCTCCGGAACGGCTGCTCTTACTGCACCTTATGCTGCATGGCAACAAGTTACTTACGATCTAAATGCTTATGCAGGTCAAAATATCCGAGTAGGAATCCAATATATGGCATCAGACAAATATATGTTTATGGTTGATGATGTTAAAATTACTACCGGAACAGCTCTTGCTACTAATGAAGTTGGAACTAAAACAAAATCAGTAAGCATCTACCCTAACCCTACAAAAGGAGAAATCAATATCAAAACTGATAAAAAGATCAAGTCTTCTACTGTAGTGGATATGGCCGGAAGATCTCTGATAAAAACAAATGCTGAAAAATCAGATCTTTCATTACTTCCAAAAGGAACTTATTTAATGCAAGTTGAGTTCACAGACGGAACTTCATCTTCTGAAAAAATTATCAAAGAATAATATCACTCACGATATATTTAAATGAAACTCACCTCAATGGTGAGTTTTTTATTTTATTTTTGCAGAAACTTTTAGCGCGTGTCAAAGTTCAAAACAAAATTCGTTGATTTTTTTAAGTTAATTTTTCCTTCAACAGGTCTTGAGCTTGTTGTTTTTCTTTTCTTTTTAGTTTGTTACGGATATTTAGGCTCATATATTGCCATCCATTACAAGATAATTTTTGATGATAGGATTCCTTATGACGCATATTTCAGCTTTGACAATCGGGCAATTGTACTCTCTGGCGGAAGCGTTGAAAGACATCCGTTCTCATATTATTTTTTCAATTGGATTCGAGGATTAGCTTTATTTTTTTCACATGGAAAGATGGATGGAAATTTCCGTTTTGCTTTGGCCTGGTTCAGCAATATCACAGTGAGTCTGAGTGTTCTTCAGATTTTTAAATATTTAAAAAATATTATTAAACTACCCTTAGTTCTTAATTTTTTATTGATCTTATTTTTCGGAGCTTTTTCGACTACGCTTTTACTTTCTTTTACTCCTGAGAACTTTACTTATACTCTATTTTTACTGACTTTATTTCATCATTATGCTGCAATAAAATTAAAGAAAGAACAAAAAATCCCAGCCTTGGCATTAGCCTTTTCCGGAATTTCTGTCGGAGGAATTACGATCACAAATATTGCAAAGATTTTCATTCCCATTGCTTTTGAAAAAGATATATTTAAGAATTGGAAAAAATTTGGGAATGCTGTTTTGAGAGTACTTTTTACGATCATTTGTTTTGTCCTGCTATACCTGAACAGACTTGATTTTAAGTATAAACAAATTTTCAACAAAACCAGTGAGCAGTATGAAAAATTTTCCAGCGTAAAATCCACCCCTACCTGGGATATGATTCTCTCCTATTTTTTTGGAGGAAATATTTTATTCTCAAATTTTATTATCAGAGACAAACACAACACACAAGGGTTTGATTACAAGGGCATTATAATGGATGTTTATTCTTCATGGGGACCTTATATTTTCATTCTCATTTTATTAATTTTAATTTTTTGGAGCTATTTCAGAAACTTCAAAAATAAATTAGTTCAGGTAATTATGATTTCATTTCTGATGGATATTATCATCCATTGTATCATGAAATTCGGGCTTCATACGGCTTATATTTACGGGGGTCATTTTGTTTTTGTTTACCCACTGCTTTTGGGTTGGCTCTTTTATTCATACAAGGAATCACCAAAAATGTTATCTTTTCTGACGGCTGTTTTCTGCATCCTTTTTATCTATTTAATAACCAACAATTACCTGAGAATGACCGAATTTTTCTGGTTCTTGAACAAGTATTATTAAATTTATATTAAATAAAAAAAGCCGAGAAAAATTCTCAGCTCAATTTTTATACCTTAGATTAAATTTTTACTTTGCTTCAGCACAGAAAATCCTGTATTGTATCGCAATTGCCGATTTAAAATACTCACGTACTCTCGCAAGATCAGAAGCTGCACTTTGTTTCGTAAAGTAGCTTCCGGCAAGGATTTTATAGTTGGGTCTCAACGAAGCATCAGTTTCAACTTTCAGATTTGGGAATCTTTTTCTGAAATAAGACTTCACTTCATTGGCTTCCTCATTACTTTTTACTGTTGTAATCTGGATTTTATATCCTAAAATCCTTGGATTTTTTCTACAAATCTCTGCATTGGTCAGTTCTCTGTTCGGAACATAGATTTTTGTAGGTTTTGAAGCTGTATAATTTTCATCATTATCCCTGATACCCGCTGGTGAAGGTCCCCTGGAACACTTTTCCTCTAGGTTTTCCAAGGCACCATTTACCTTAGAATCCATAGTCATTACGAGCTCTGTCCCGGACAATGTATCCTTTTTGACAATCTGTTGAGCATCAACATTATAAAAACTAAATAATGATAATACTGAAATTATTTTGATTAAATTTCTCATTTAAACTTTGTTTCCGCAAATTTATATAAATTAAAAAATTATACCAAACATGGTTATTTAGAATCAATACAAATTAAACGTAAATGATATTTTCCCCTTTGGATATACCGTTAAATTCCTGTTAAATATATTATTTTTGCCGAATTGATTGAATGTTCAATATTTTACTAACATAAGATAATTTAAATGATTAGTTGGAGAAAGCATTATAGACAAACGTTGATCGCAATAGGCTTATTGTTATCAACCAGTGCTTCAATTTACGGGCAAGACGGCGATCCAAAGAATGGTGAGAAACTTTTCAAAGCAAATTGTACTGCATGTCACGCACTAGACAAACAAGTTGTAGGACCGCCTCTGAAGGGTGTTGTAGAACGAGTAAAGACAGAAGGCGGTGTAGACAAAGATTGGCTTCATAAGTGGATCAAGGACAACAAGGCTCTGAGAGCTTCTGGAGACAAATACGCCAATGAGATTTTCGAAAAATACAATAAGACTGAGATGCAGGTCTTTCCTAATCTTACGGATAAGGATATTGATGACATCTTAGCTTATACAACTAATCCTCCGGCACCGGAACCAGCAAAGACTGACGATGCAAAAGCAACATCAGCAGGCAGTGCGGCAGCTCCTGCAAGCACCACTACAACAAACGTTGTAATTATTTCACTTATAGCGATTGCAGGTTTATTGGTTTGGATCTTAATGAAACTAAGACAATTAGTAAAATTAGGACAATCTGAAGATCTTGCGGGGCTTAACGAATCAAGAGTTCGTTCTTTCAGTGAAATCTACCAGAAATATCATTACGTAGGTAAGGGATTAATTGCAATCCTTGCTCTGTTGGCAACTTATGGAATTTGGAACTGGATCATGTGGATCGGGGTTTACAAAGGATATAAGCCGGAACAGCCTATTTATTTCTCACATAAAATCCACGCTGGAGAACAGAAGATTGACTGTCAACTTTGTCACTCTAGTGCTAAATACGGTAAAGTATCTGAGATCCCATCAATGAACGTATGTATGAACTGCCACAGAACAATTTCTGAATACAACGCAGAACACTACATGGAGCCTGGAAAAGACAAGGCATTCTACGATGGAGAAATCCAGAAAATCTATGCCGCTACAGGTTGGGACCCTGAAAAACAACAGTACACAGGAAAAACCCAGCCGGTTGAATGGACAAGAATCCACAACATGCCGGACTTCGTATACTTCAACCACTCACAACACGTTGTAGCAGGTGAGCAGGCGATCATCAATTCTTTCAACAAAAAGAATCCTAACAACAAAATTGATGTTGTATGTAAAGCTTGTCACGGAAAAATTGACACAATGAATGTTGTTCAGATGGCTAATGACTTCACAATGGGATGGTGTATCGAATGTCACAGAACTACTGAAGTTGATATGAACAACGGTTATAATAAAGAATACTTCAAGAATCTACATGACAAGTTGAAAAAACAATACCCTAAAGATGGTGGTAAGATTACTGTAGATGCAATTGGAGGTCTTGAGTGTGGTAAATGTCATTATTAATAACTAAAAATTAGAAGTATCAAATGGCTTCAAACAAAATACAATTTAGAAGTATTCACGAACTTAAAGATCCAGCTTTAAACAATAAGCTGGCTCAGAAAGAGTTCCAGGAAGAAATTCCTGTAGAAGATTTCCTTGGAGATGCGGAACAAAACGGTTCCGGAACTTCAAGAAGAGATTTCTTAAAATTATTAGGTTTCTCTACTGCAGCAGTAACATTAGCTGCTTGTGAAGCTCCGGTAATTAAGACGATTCCTTACGTGGTAAAACCACACGACATTATTCCAGGGATCCCGAATTATTATGCTTCAACATATTTCGACGGGTTTGATTTTGCCAGTGTTTTAGTAAAAACACGTGAAGGTAGACCTATCAAAATTGAGCCGAATCCAGCTGCCGGTGATTTAGGTAAAACTAACGCAAGAGCTCAGGCAAGTGTACTTTCTCTATATGATAACGATAAAGTAAAACAACCTAAGTTTGAAGGTAAAGACGAAACTTTCGATAAAGTAGACAGTTTTGTAATCAAAGGATTGGAGGAAGCTAAAGCTGCAGGTAAAAGAATCGTATTATTATCACATTCTTTTGCTTCACCTACTTTCAAAAAATTATTTGCTGAATTTAAAGCAAAATATCCTACAGCTGAATTAGTAACTTATGATGCTTTCCCTTATGCAGCAGCTTTAGATGCAGCTCAGGAAGTTTTCGGAACAAGAGCATTGCCGGTTTATGATCTTAAAGGAACTGAATTGGTAGTTGCTTTCCAGGCTGATTTCTTAGGAGATTATAATGGCGGAGGTTTAGAATCTTCTTACGCAGCAGCAAGAAAGCCGGGAGCAAACATGATGAGACACATCCAAGTGGAATCAAACATGTCTCTTACGGGTGCTAATGCTGACTCAAGAGTTAGATTAAAACCAAGCCTTGTAAACAAAACTTTGGTTGAAGTTTACAACGCAATCGTTGGTGGTGGTACTTCAGATAAGACTGCTTCTGAAATTGCAAAAGAACTTCAGGCAAAAGGCAGCAAAGCTGTTGTTTTCGCAGACGGTTCTAAAGGTGCTCAGGTTTTAGCTCATTTAATTAACCAAAAATTAGGATCAGTTGCTTTCACTGGTAAGGCTAACTTCCTAAAAGATTTCGATAAAGCAAGATTCCAGGAATTCCTTGGATGGGTAAATGCAGGTCAGGTTGGTGTTTTAATTGCAAACAACGTAGACCCTATTTATTCTTACCACAAAGGAGAAGATTTCAAAAAATCTTTAGAAAAAGTTCCTTATGTAATCGCTGTTGCCGATAAGAAAAATGAAATGTACAAAGCAGCGAAGGCTGTAATTCCTGTAGCTAACTGGCTGGAATCTTGGGGTGATATTGAGCCTCAGACAGGTGTATATTCATTAATGCAGCCTACAATCCAGAAAATCTACAAATCAAGACAGATTGAAGAATCTCTATTGGTTTGGAAGAATGGTAAAAACAATGCTGCAAACAATTATTATGACTATTTAAAAGCTAGTGCTTCTTCTATTTTAGGAGGAACTTCTTTCAACAAAGCTTTATATAACGGTATCAATGTTTCTTC
This region includes:
- a CDS encoding protein adenylyltransferase SelO, which gives rise to MNIDKIEQPFIKIFPGDFSGNPMQRNTPKVLFATIDPVGFDHPKLIAFNETLSEEIGLGKFEEKDLDFLVGNNLPENIKTYSTAYAGHQFGNWAGQLGDGRAILAGEITNNSGQKTEIQWKGAGATPYSRHADGRAVLRSSVREYMMSEAMFHLNIPTTRALSLAFTGEDVVRDMMYNGNPQNEQGAVVVRTADSFLRFGHFELMSAQGEYKTLQDLADFTIKNYFKEITSEGVQKYKDFFENVSRRTADLMVEWYRVGFVHGVMNTDNMSILGLTIDYGPYSMMDEYNLNFTPNTTDLPGRRYAFGKQGQISQWNLWQLANALHPLIQDEKFLEDVLNDYGSYFWESHDKMLCKKFGFDRLLKSDEQFFTNWQGLMQELQLDYTLFFNQLGKYDDQADLKTQFENVSYTFLDDEKSSKLEDFMTNYQLRLKENEISREQSLDLMKKTNPMFILRNYLLFQCIEEINDGKIEMLEKLTKALENPYEEIYPEFSVKRPSNYDDISGCSMLSCSS
- a CDS encoding T9SS-dependent choice-of-anchor J family protein, encoding MKRILLSASLLLTMSLVNAQTVLLDEGFESYTNFAITGFGSWQTLDLDGLDTYTGGGPVVGGTTTWSANWANAGGPMAFQIFNLSASNATNNATSIPGVDEEVRNFSPHGGLKCAVSWAGVPDGGVNANNDWLITPVVNLGATNNVLTLWVKALSPAFIENYKIGVYTGTGTPTTASNFTIISGTAALTAPYAAWQQVTYDLNAYAGQNIRVGIQYMASDKYMFMVDDVKITTGTALATNEVGTKTKSVSIYPNPTKGEINIKTDKKIKSSTVVDMAGRSLIKTNAEKSDLSLLPKGTYLMQVEFTDGTSSSEKIIKE
- a CDS encoding DUF6080 domain-containing protein; its protein translation is MSKFKTKFVDFFKLIFPSTGLELVVFLFFLVCYGYLGSYIAIHYKIIFDDRIPYDAYFSFDNRAIVLSGGSVERHPFSYYFFNWIRGLALFFSHGKMDGNFRFALAWFSNITVSLSVLQIFKYLKNIIKLPLVLNFLLILFFGAFSTTLLLSFTPENFTYTLFLLTLFHHYAAIKLKKEQKIPALALAFSGISVGGITITNIAKIFIPIAFEKDIFKNWKKFGNAVLRVLFTIICFVLLYLNRLDFKYKQIFNKTSEQYEKFSSVKSTPTWDMILSYFFGGNILFSNFIIRDKHNTQGFDYKGIIMDVYSSWGPYIFILILLILIFWSYFRNFKNKLVQVIMISFLMDIIIHCIMKFGLHTAYIYGGHFVFVYPLLLGWLFYSYKESPKMLSFLTAVFCILFIYLITNNYLRMTEFFWFLNKYY
- a CDS encoding c-type cytochrome, which produces MISWRKHYRQTLIAIGLLLSTSASIYGQDGDPKNGEKLFKANCTACHALDKQVVGPPLKGVVERVKTEGGVDKDWLHKWIKDNKALRASGDKYANEIFEKYNKTEMQVFPNLTDKDIDDILAYTTNPPAPEPAKTDDAKATSAGSAAAPASTTTTNVVIISLIAIAGLLVWILMKLRQLVKLGQSEDLAGLNESRVRSFSEIYQKYHYVGKGLIAILALLATYGIWNWIMWIGVYKGYKPEQPIYFSHKIHAGEQKIDCQLCHSSAKYGKVSEIPSMNVCMNCHRTISEYNAEHYMEPGKDKAFYDGEIQKIYAATGWDPEKQQYTGKTQPVEWTRIHNMPDFVYFNHSQHVVAGEQAIINSFNKKNPNNKIDVVCKACHGKIDTMNVVQMANDFTMGWCIECHRTTEVDMNNGYNKEYFKNLHDKLKKQYPKDGGKITVDAIGGLECGKCHY
- a CDS encoding TAT-variant-translocated molybdopterin oxidoreductase — protein: MASNKIQFRSIHELKDPALNNKLAQKEFQEEIPVEDFLGDAEQNGSGTSRRDFLKLLGFSTAAVTLAACEAPVIKTIPYVVKPHDIIPGIPNYYASTYFDGFDFASVLVKTREGRPIKIEPNPAAGDLGKTNARAQASVLSLYDNDKVKQPKFEGKDETFDKVDSFVIKGLEEAKAAGKRIVLLSHSFASPTFKKLFAEFKAKYPTAELVTYDAFPYAAALDAAQEVFGTRALPVYDLKGTELVVAFQADFLGDYNGGGLESSYAAARKPGANMMRHIQVESNMSLTGANADSRVRLKPSLVNKTLVEVYNAIVGGGTSDKTASEIAKELQAKGSKAVVFADGSKGAQVLAHLINQKLGSVAFTGKANFLKDFDKARFQEFLGWVNAGQVGVLIANNVDPIYSYHKGEDFKKSLEKVPYVIAVADKKNEMYKAAKAVIPVANWLESWGDIEPQTGVYSLMQPTIQKIYKSRQIEESLLVWKNGKNNAANNYYDYLKASASSILGGTSFNKALYNGINVSSNATTLSYAGGNAAQAVAEVSGFKASDLELVLYTKTSMGDGTQANNPWLQELPDPITRMSWDNYLTMSPKDAERLGIENDLNARMQLDGSIVNLTVNGVTIKDVPVFVQPGQAEGSVGLALGYGKKNSGATADTGVNAYPLFDGSNLALSNVKIEKTGEDHEFAGIQLQNTLMGRYEIAKEVPLADFLNVAFDDEHDGWNKPLEYHTISGALPARKIDLWDSFDDTDGPHFNMSIDLNSCTGCGSCIIACQAENNVPVVGKEEIRMSRDMYWLRIDRYYSSRQKVEVYEGLKEGMAVPELYGTAFGDGGALNHPADNPDVIFQPVMCQHCNHAPCETVCPVAATSHGKQGQNHMAYNRCIGTRYCANNCPYKVRRFNWFTYNLNDKFDFNMNNDLGRMVLNPDVVVRTRGVMEKCSLCIQMTQTTILEAKKENRVVKDGEFQTACSKACTTGSIQFGDMNDKASEVRKLYAGNRRYYLLEEIGTKPNVFYHTKVRNRVEK